A portion of the Tachyglossus aculeatus isolate mTacAcu1 chromosome 12 unlocalized genomic scaffold, mTacAcu1.pri SUPER_6_unloc_2, whole genome shotgun sequence genome contains these proteins:
- the LOC119921294 gene encoding olfactory receptor 2G2-like — translation MVSPALNPLIYILRYQDTKTALRRVLGPQLEKILLMVVLIFDLLTLVGKIAIILVTRLDLHLHTPMYFFLSQLSLMYLCFTTGIVPQLLWNLRAPSKTIIVGRCAVQLYDLLALGSTECVLLVFRVLNHHASICRPLHYTTVMHPRLFRALVGLAWMGGVGDTAIQATVIFHLPRCGHRRLFHFLCEMSTMLKLACVDVRDNEIQLFVGALVLILLPLSLITVFCGANARDVLRI, via the exons ATGGTGtctcccgccctgaaccccctcatctatatcCTGAGGTACCAGGACACGAAGACAGCTCTGAGGAGggtgctggga CCCCAGTTAGAGAAGATCCTCTTAATGGTTGTCTTGATCTTCGACCTCCTAACCCTGGTGGGCAAGATCGCCATTATTCTGGTGACCCGACTGGATCTCCATCTCCatacgcccatgtacttcttcctgtctcaaCTCTCCCTCATGTACCTCTGCTTCACCACCGGCATCGTCCCCCAGCTTCTGTGGAACCTTCGGGCGCCCTCCAAGACCATCATCGTAGGCCGTTGTGCGGTCCAGCTCTATGACCTCCTGGCCTTGGGTTCAACGGAGTGCGTCCTTCTAGTCTTTAGGGTCTTGAACCATCACGCCTCCATCTGCCGACCCCTTCACTACACCACCGTCATGCACCCGCGACTCTTCCGGGCCCTGGTAGGCTTAGCctggatgggtggggtgggggacacagCGATTCAGGCCACCGTCATCTTCCACCTGCCCCGCTGTGGACACCGGCGACTTTTCCACTTCCTCTGTGAGATGTCCACCATGCTCAAGCTGGCATGTGTGGACGTTCGGGACAATGAGATCCAGCTCTTCGTCGGCGCTTTGGTCCTGATTCTCCTGCCCTTGAGCCTGATCACGGTCTTCTGTGGGGCCAACGCCCGGGACGTGCTGAGGATCTAG